One Actinomadura viridis genomic region harbors:
- a CDS encoding helix-turn-helix domain-containing protein gives MGHVRWSDVREARRARMVGEIGEDAVRQIEAESRRRLDARVHGYHLAEERRAQGLTQAALAERMSVSKGRVSQIEQGKVSTLAAIAQYVEALGGHLRVVADFGDHTRLVAGPESSDAA, from the coding sequence ATGGGACACGTCAGGTGGTCGGACGTACGCGAGGCGCGCCGGGCCAGGATGGTCGGAGAAATCGGAGAGGACGCCGTCCGGCAGATCGAGGCGGAGTCGCGCCGGAGGCTCGATGCCCGGGTCCACGGATACCACCTGGCCGAGGAGCGGAGGGCCCAGGGCTTGACTCAGGCCGCGCTCGCCGAGCGGATGTCCGTCTCCAAGGGGCGCGTCTCGCAGATCGAGCAGGGCAAGGTGTCGACCCTGGCGGCGATCGCCCAGTACGTGGAGGCGTTGGGCGGGCACCTCAGGGTCGTCGCCGACTTCGGCGATCACACGCGGCTGGTGGCGGGGCCGGAATCGTCCGACGCGGCCTGA
- a CDS encoding carbohydrate ABC transporter permease translates to MSVTTTTGRPGPLRALRDPRTLRALRFTVLLALVLVFLMPVYVLVVTSFKSLQEADPSTAWNLPRDWSLEGWSAAWESLRPGLENSVKIAVSGSLIAAVLGSLNGYVLSKWRFPGADAVFTLFLFGMFIPYQAVMIPLAGLLTDMELVGTIRGLVLAHVVYGIPICTLIFRNYYVTIPDELIEAARVDGAGMLRTYASIVLPVSAPAFAVTLIWQFTSLWNDFLFAVFLGAPDSWPVTVMLNNTAGSGAVAVQYNQQMASALLASLPTLLVYLLLGRFFMRGLMAGALKG, encoded by the coding sequence ATGAGCGTGACGACGACCACCGGGCGTCCCGGCCCGCTGAGGGCCCTGCGCGACCCCCGCACGCTGCGCGCGCTGCGCTTCACGGTGCTGCTGGCCCTGGTGCTGGTCTTCCTGATGCCGGTGTACGTCCTGGTGGTGACCAGCTTCAAGTCCCTCCAGGAGGCCGATCCGTCCACGGCCTGGAACCTGCCCCGGGACTGGAGCCTGGAGGGCTGGTCGGCCGCCTGGGAGTCGCTGCGGCCCGGCCTGGAGAACAGCGTCAAGATCGCGGTCTCCGGTTCGCTGATCGCCGCGGTGCTGGGCTCGCTGAACGGCTACGTCCTGTCGAAGTGGCGCTTTCCCGGCGCCGACGCGGTGTTCACGCTGTTCCTGTTCGGAATGTTCATCCCGTACCAGGCGGTGATGATCCCGCTGGCCGGGCTGCTCACCGACATGGAACTGGTCGGCACCATCCGCGGCCTGGTGCTGGCCCATGTGGTGTACGGAATCCCGATCTGCACACTGATCTTCCGGAACTACTACGTGACCATTCCGGACGAGCTGATCGAGGCGGCCCGGGTGGACGGCGCCGGAATGCTGCGCACGTACGCGTCGATCGTGCTGCCGGTGTCGGCCCCCGCGTTCGCGGTCACGCTGATCTGGCAGTTCACGTCGCTGTGGAACGACTTCCTGTTCGCGGTCTTCCTCGGCGCGCCCGACAGCTGGCCGGTGACGGTGATGCTCAACAACACCGCCGGTTCGGGCGCGGTGGCCGTCCAGTACAACCAGCAGATGGCGTCGGCGCTCCTGGCCTCACTGCCGACCCTCCTGGTGTATCTGCTGCTCGGACGCTTTTTCATGCGCGGCCTGATGGCGGGTGCCCTCAAGGGATGA
- a CDS encoding aldo/keto reductase, with protein sequence MADLTKKIGDLDVFPLALGGNVFGWTAGRDASFAILDAYAEGGGDFVDTADSYSWWVGGNRGGESEEIIGEWLASRGGRDRMVIATKVGVHPEHKGLSATTIKEAAEDSLRRLRTDHIDLYYTHFDDPSVPVGEIITALDGLVREGKVRQIGVSNIELDRLEESLAFSDREGLAKYVAIQPEYNLVAREGYEGERMRVAERHGLAAVPYYGLASGFLTGKYRPGVTVDSARAGKAGPLLETERGRRVLAALDEIAGARGIAMATVALAWLRARPTVAAPIASARTVEQLPALMAVAGTVLTGEEVASLTAASE encoded by the coding sequence ATGGCTGACCTCACGAAGAAGATCGGTGACCTCGACGTCTTCCCGCTCGCGCTGGGCGGCAACGTCTTCGGGTGGACCGCCGGCCGGGACGCCTCGTTCGCGATCCTGGACGCCTACGCGGAGGGCGGGGGCGACTTCGTCGACACGGCGGACTCCTACTCCTGGTGGGTCGGGGGCAACCGGGGCGGGGAGTCCGAGGAGATCATCGGGGAGTGGCTCGCCTCCCGGGGCGGGCGCGACCGCATGGTCATCGCGACCAAGGTCGGCGTGCACCCCGAGCACAAGGGGCTGTCGGCCACGACGATCAAGGAGGCGGCCGAGGACTCCCTGCGGCGCCTGCGGACCGACCACATCGACCTGTACTACACCCACTTCGACGATCCCTCCGTTCCGGTGGGGGAGATCATCACGGCGCTGGACGGGCTGGTCCGCGAGGGCAAGGTCCGGCAGATCGGGGTGTCCAACATCGAGCTCGACCGGCTGGAGGAGTCGCTGGCCTTCAGCGACCGGGAGGGCCTGGCCAAGTACGTCGCCATCCAGCCCGAGTACAACCTGGTCGCCCGCGAGGGGTACGAGGGCGAGCGGATGCGCGTCGCCGAGCGGCACGGGCTCGCGGCGGTGCCGTACTACGGGCTGGCCTCCGGCTTCCTCACCGGCAAGTACCGGCCGGGCGTGACGGTCGACAGTGCGCGGGCCGGGAAGGCCGGGCCGCTCCTGGAGACCGAACGGGGACGCCGGGTCCTGGCGGCGCTCGACGAGATCGCCGGCGCCCGCGGGATCGCGATGGCGACCGTGGCGCTGGCGTGGCTGCGCGCCCGGCCCACGGTGGCAGCCCCGATCGCCAGCGCCCGTACGGTGGAGCAGCTGCCCGCGCTGATGGCCGTGGCCGGGACCGTGCTCACCGGTGAGGAGGTGGCGAGCCTCACGGCCGCTTCCGAGTGA
- a CDS encoding LysE family translocator — MMTACLAFAAMAALITITPGLDTMLVLRTTLTGGRRIGYLAALGVTAGCLTWAVAGAAGLTALLAASRTAFDVLRVAGACYLLYLGGRALWQARRRGTAQEDVPDVDVTARSAFRTGLVTNLLNPKIGVFYMSLLPQFVPDGAPVFVTSLLFALIHAALGLLWFALVALAAGAARRALSRPAARRRLQQITGVAFIAFGLRLATTH; from the coding sequence ATGATGACCGCCTGCCTCGCCTTCGCCGCGATGGCCGCCCTGATCACGATCACGCCGGGCCTGGACACGATGCTGGTGCTGCGCACGACCCTGACGGGCGGGCGGCGGATCGGCTACCTGGCCGCCCTGGGCGTGACCGCGGGGTGCCTGACCTGGGCGGTCGCCGGCGCCGCCGGGCTGACCGCGCTGCTGGCCGCGTCCCGTACGGCCTTCGACGTCCTGCGCGTCGCGGGGGCGTGCTACCTGCTGTACCTGGGCGGCCGGGCCCTGTGGCAGGCCCGCCGCCGCGGGACGGCTCAGGAGGACGTCCCGGACGTGGACGTCACCGCCCGCTCGGCCTTCCGCACGGGACTGGTCACCAACCTGCTCAACCCCAAGATCGGCGTCTTCTACATGAGCCTGCTGCCGCAGTTCGTGCCCGACGGCGCTCCGGTGTTCGTGACCAGCCTGCTCTTCGCGCTGATCCACGCCGCCCTCGGCCTCCTGTGGTTCGCCCTGGTGGCCCTGGCCGCCGGCGCCGCCCGCCGCGCCCTGTCCCGTCCCGCCGCCCGGCGCCGCCTCCAGCAGATCACCGGCGTCGCCTTCATCGCCTTCGGCCTCCGCCTCGCCACCACCCACTGA
- the dxs gene encoding 1-deoxy-D-xylulose-5-phosphate synthase, translating to MSLLESIKGPEDLKRLDATQVPRLAGEIREFLVDAVAKTGGHLGPNLGVVELTIALHRVFDSPRDKILFDTGHQCYVHKLLTGRHDFELLKQRGGLSGYPSQGESEHDIIENSHASTALSYADGLAKAFELRGESDRVVVPVVGDGALTGGMCWEALNNIAEGRDRRVIIVVNDNGRSYSPTIGGLASHLADLRVTSTYEHALELVKKTVPRAPVVGNVAYETLHGIKKGLKDILQPQAMFEDLGLKYVGPIDGHDEQAVERALRKAHDFGGPVIVHCITRKGHGYAPAENDEEEQFHSPGPYDRETGVQKPKGRIWTNVFSEEMVALGAERDDIVGITAAMLHPVGLADFAAAYPDRVYDVGIAEQHAVTSAAGLAMGGMHPVVAIYATFLNRAFDQVLMDVALHRQPVTFVLDRAGVTGDDGASHNGMWDLSILQLVPGMRIAVPRDGARVRELLREAVAVDDGPTALRFPKGPVADDIEAIDSLGGMDVLARHEGANGTGVLVVAAGAMATPAVEVGERLAAQGIAATVVDPRWVKPLDPALVEAAAAHSLVAVVEDNGRVGAVGDAVARLLRDSGVDTPVRTFGIPQEFLDHAKRAMILADLGLTPQDLARDIIEAAAGVTSDRDHETAPSD from the coding sequence GTGTCTCTGCTGGAGTCGATCAAGGGTCCGGAGGACCTCAAACGACTGGACGCCACGCAGGTGCCGCGGCTCGCCGGCGAGATCCGGGAGTTCCTGGTGGACGCCGTGGCCAAGACCGGCGGGCACCTGGGGCCCAACCTGGGTGTCGTCGAGCTGACCATCGCCCTGCACCGGGTCTTCGACTCGCCGCGCGACAAGATCCTCTTCGACACGGGCCACCAGTGCTACGTGCACAAGCTGCTCACCGGGCGGCACGACTTCGAGCTGCTCAAGCAGCGCGGCGGCCTGTCGGGCTACCCCAGCCAGGGCGAGTCCGAGCACGACATCATCGAGAACTCGCACGCCTCCACCGCCCTGTCGTACGCCGACGGGCTGGCCAAGGCGTTCGAGCTGCGCGGCGAGAGCGACCGCGTGGTGGTGCCCGTGGTCGGCGACGGGGCGCTCACCGGCGGGATGTGCTGGGAGGCGCTCAACAACATCGCCGAGGGCCGCGACCGCCGCGTGATCATCGTGGTCAACGACAACGGCCGCTCCTACTCGCCGACGATCGGCGGGCTGGCCAGCCACCTGGCCGACCTGCGGGTGACCTCCACCTACGAGCACGCGCTGGAGCTGGTCAAGAAGACCGTTCCGCGCGCCCCCGTGGTCGGCAACGTCGCCTACGAGACGCTGCACGGCATCAAGAAGGGCCTCAAGGACATCCTGCAGCCGCAGGCCATGTTCGAGGACCTCGGCCTCAAGTACGTGGGCCCCATCGACGGCCACGACGAGCAGGCCGTCGAGCGCGCCCTGCGCAAGGCGCACGACTTCGGCGGCCCGGTGATCGTGCACTGCATCACCCGCAAGGGCCACGGCTACGCGCCCGCGGAGAACGACGAGGAGGAGCAGTTCCACTCGCCGGGTCCGTACGACCGCGAGACCGGCGTGCAGAAGCCCAAGGGCCGGATCTGGACCAACGTCTTCAGCGAGGAGATGGTCGCGCTCGGCGCCGAGCGCGACGACATCGTCGGGATCACCGCGGCGATGCTGCACCCGGTCGGGCTGGCCGACTTCGCCGCCGCCTACCCCGACCGCGTCTACGACGTCGGGATCGCCGAGCAGCACGCGGTCACCTCGGCCGCCGGGCTGGCGATGGGCGGGATGCACCCGGTGGTGGCGATCTACGCCACGTTCCTCAACCGGGCCTTCGACCAGGTGCTGATGGACGTGGCGCTGCACCGGCAGCCCGTCACGTTCGTGCTCGACCGGGCCGGCGTGACCGGCGACGACGGCGCGAGCCACAACGGCATGTGGGACCTTTCGATCCTGCAGCTGGTCCCCGGGATGCGGATCGCGGTGCCGCGGGACGGCGCCCGGGTGCGCGAGCTGCTGCGGGAGGCCGTGGCGGTGGACGACGGCCCGACCGCGCTGCGCTTCCCCAAGGGCCCGGTGGCCGACGACATCGAGGCGATCGACTCCCTCGGCGGCATGGACGTCCTGGCCCGGCACGAGGGCGCCAACGGCACCGGGGTGCTGGTGGTCGCGGCCGGTGCGATGGCCACGCCGGCCGTCGAGGTCGGCGAGCGGCTGGCGGCGCAGGGCATCGCCGCGACCGTGGTCGACCCGCGCTGGGTCAAGCCGCTCGACCCGGCGCTGGTCGAGGCCGCCGCCGCGCACAGCCTGGTCGCGGTCGTCGAGGACAACGGCCGGGTCGGCGCGGTCGGCGACGCGGTGGCGCGGCTGCTGCGCGACTCGGGCGTCGACACGCCGGTCCGCACGTTCGGGATCCCGCAGGAGTTCCTCGACCACGCCAAGCGCGCGATGATCCTGGCGGATCTGGGGTTGACCCCGCAGGACCTGGCCCGCGACATCATCGAGGCCGCGGCCGGCGTCACCTCCGACCGGGACCACGAGACCGCCCCCTCGGACTGA
- the mug gene encoding G/U mismatch-specific DNA glycosylase gives MRPTKEDLEAARDRVIPDVLPPPGEPLRVLFCGINPGLYSGATGHHFARPGNRFWPALHRSGFTERRLSPDEQDLLPSYGLGITNLAHRTTARADELTGEELREGGRRLRALVERHRPAYLAVAGVTAYRTAFGRPRTRIGPQEETFGPARLWVLPNPSGLNASWSLDRLTGEFTRLRQAAQAAAD, from the coding sequence ATGCGTCCCACGAAGGAGGACCTGGAGGCGGCCCGCGACCGGGTCATCCCCGACGTCCTCCCACCTCCCGGCGAACCCCTGCGCGTCCTCTTCTGCGGCATCAACCCGGGCCTCTACTCCGGTGCCACGGGCCACCATTTCGCCCGCCCCGGGAACCGCTTCTGGCCCGCCCTCCACCGTTCGGGCTTCACCGAGCGCAGGCTGTCCCCCGACGAGCAGGACCTCCTGCCCTCGTACGGGCTGGGCATCACCAACCTCGCCCACCGCACCACCGCCCGCGCCGACGAGCTGACCGGCGAGGAACTGCGTGAAGGCGGGCGCCGCCTGCGTGCCCTTGTCGAACGTCACCGTCCCGCCTACCTGGCCGTCGCCGGGGTGACCGCCTACCGCACCGCGTTCGGACGGCCGCGTACGCGGATCGGCCCGCAGGAGGAGACGTTCGGCCCCGCCCGGCTCTGGGTCCTGCCCAACCCCAGCGGCCTCAACGCCAGCTGGAGCCTGGACAGGCTGACCGGGGAGTTCACCCGTCTCCGCCAGGCCGCCCAGGCCGCCGCCGACTGA
- a CDS encoding type II toxin-antitoxin system RelE/ParE family toxin, with translation MEQPEEWEIYATAEVREWAEGLDHVTYDLVDKAIDRLAFAGPALGRPLVDQIKGSTIHNMKELRPGSAGRSEIRILFVFDPWRSAILLVAGDKTGNWSRWYPAAIQRAEESYELYLKERAAEEERA, from the coding sequence GTGGAGCAACCAGAAGAGTGGGAGATATACGCGACCGCAGAGGTGCGCGAGTGGGCGGAGGGCTTGGACCATGTGACCTACGACCTGGTCGATAAGGCCATCGACAGGTTGGCGTTCGCCGGCCCCGCGTTGGGCCGGCCCTTGGTCGACCAGATCAAGGGGTCGACCATCCACAATATGAAGGAACTGCGTCCCGGCTCGGCAGGCCGGTCGGAGATCCGCATCCTGTTCGTCTTTGATCCTTGGCGCTCGGCGATCCTGCTGGTCGCTGGGGACAAGACGGGTAATTGGTCTCGTTGGTACCCGGCGGCCATCCAGCGGGCGGAGGAGTCGTACGAGCTCTACCTGAAGGAACGGGCGGCCGAGGAGGAGAGGGCTTGA
- a CDS encoding ABC transporter substrate-binding protein — protein MRRSWKAIAAVALTGALAISGCGGGDDGGGDSSQVEVFSWWTGPGEADGLKAMQEQFEKQNPGTKFVNAAIAGGSGTQAQAVLASRLQNRKPPDSFQGHAGAELLDYIKAGQIEPLDSFYEENNLKAAYPQQLLEQITYQGKIYSVPVNIHRSNVLWYNPGILKDAGLSGPPTSIADFITALKAVKDKTGKVPLSLGAQWTADHLLENVLLGDLGTDAYNALWKPGADWSTPAVTKALTDFAEIMKYTTAEAASTDWQGASKAVVDGKAAFNIMGDWAYGYFVNPAPNGLGKKLDTDFKYAPSPGTDGTYMWLSDSFTLPKNAPHRGGALAWLKVASSKEGQDLFNPKKGSIPARKDADKSLYKDYLEYAFNEWNKPGVKLAGSFWHGVYANKKWHTDIDTAVGLFLQNKDVAKLQQALVGAAKNNAQ, from the coding sequence ATGCGTAGATCGTGGAAGGCGATCGCCGCCGTGGCCCTCACCGGCGCGCTGGCCATTTCCGGCTGTGGCGGTGGCGACGACGGAGGCGGGGACTCCTCGCAGGTGGAGGTCTTCTCCTGGTGGACGGGGCCGGGCGAGGCCGACGGCCTGAAGGCCATGCAGGAGCAGTTCGAGAAGCAGAACCCGGGGACGAAGTTCGTCAACGCCGCCATCGCGGGCGGCTCGGGTACCCAGGCGCAGGCGGTGCTGGCCAGCCGGCTGCAGAACCGCAAGCCGCCGGACTCGTTCCAGGGCCACGCGGGCGCGGAGCTGCTCGACTACATCAAGGCCGGCCAGATCGAGCCGCTGGACTCCTTCTACGAGGAGAACAACCTCAAGGCGGCCTACCCCCAGCAGCTCCTGGAGCAGATCACCTACCAGGGCAAGATCTACTCGGTGCCGGTGAACATCCACCGCTCCAACGTGCTCTGGTACAACCCCGGGATCCTCAAGGACGCCGGGCTGTCCGGCCCGCCGACGTCGATCGCCGACTTCATCACCGCGTTGAAGGCGGTCAAGGACAAGACCGGCAAGGTGCCGCTGTCGCTGGGCGCCCAGTGGACCGCCGACCACCTGCTGGAGAACGTCCTGCTGGGCGATCTGGGCACCGACGCCTACAACGCGCTGTGGAAGCCGGGCGCCGACTGGAGCACCCCCGCGGTCACCAAGGCGCTGACCGACTTCGCCGAGATCATGAAGTACACCACGGCGGAGGCGGCCTCCACCGACTGGCAGGGTGCGTCCAAGGCCGTCGTGGACGGCAAGGCCGCGTTCAACATCATGGGCGACTGGGCCTACGGCTACTTCGTCAACCCCGCCCCCAACGGGCTCGGCAAGAAGCTGGACACCGACTTCAAGTACGCGCCCTCCCCCGGCACGGACGGCACCTACATGTGGCTGTCGGACAGCTTCACCCTGCCGAAGAACGCCCCGCACCGCGGCGGCGCGCTTGCCTGGCTGAAGGTGGCCTCCAGCAAGGAGGGGCAGGACCTCTTCAACCCGAAGAAGGGCTCCATCCCGGCCCGTAAGGACGCCGACAAGAGCCTCTACAAGGACTACCTGGAGTACGCGTTCAACGAGTGGAACAAGCCCGGCGTCAAGCTGGCGGGCTCGTTCTGGCACGGCGTGTACGCGAACAAGAAGTGGCACACCGACATCGACACCGCGGTGGGCCTCTTCCTCCAGAACAAGGACGTCGCCAAGCTCCAGCAGGCACTGGTCGGCGCCGCCAAGAACAACGCCCAGTAG
- the idi gene encoding isopentenyl-diphosphate Delta-isomerase: MGVEEIVLLSETDEAIGTAPKVPSHHADTPYHLAFSCFLVDTEGMVLITRRALGKRTFPGVWTGSCCGHPGPGEGLRDAVLRRLRDELGVSAQALTPVLPAFRYQATAADGTLENERCPVVRAVTSPSAPLRLDPEEVEDAAWWTWDECVALAGRPESSPWFRLQVAELTRLGGPLEWPDAGTEALPPSLSW, from the coding sequence ATGGGTGTCGAAGAGATCGTGCTGCTCAGTGAGACCGATGAAGCCATCGGAACGGCTCCCAAGGTGCCGAGCCACCACGCGGATACCCCCTACCACCTGGCCTTCTCGTGCTTCCTGGTGGACACCGAGGGCATGGTCCTGATCACTCGCCGCGCCCTCGGGAAGCGGACGTTCCCCGGCGTGTGGACGGGCAGTTGCTGCGGGCATCCCGGCCCGGGCGAGGGCCTGCGGGACGCGGTTCTGCGCAGGCTCCGGGACGAATTGGGCGTGTCGGCGCAGGCACTGACGCCGGTCCTGCCCGCCTTCCGCTACCAGGCCACCGCGGCGGACGGGACGCTGGAGAACGAGCGCTGCCCGGTCGTCCGGGCGGTCACCTCCCCCTCCGCGCCGCTGCGACTCGATCCCGAGGAGGTCGAGGACGCCGCGTGGTGGACGTGGGACGAGTGCGTGGCGCTGGCCGGCCGTCCGGAGTCCTCTCCCTGGTTCCGGCTCCAGGTGGCCGAGCTCACACGGCTGGGCGGCCCGCTGGAGTGGCCGGACGCCGGGACCGAGGCCCTGCCGCCTTCACTTTCCTGGTAG
- a CDS encoding sugar ABC transporter permease, which yields MSRRWKPGRSRRWLPGLLLVSPSILAIGLFVYGLIFWNTRVAVSGRHDEVTPYGFDKGKNFVDLWDDPSWPPAVRHALLFTLVFVGGALLLGAFLAFLMEKGVKAEAGFRAVYLFPMAISFIASGVVWRWLMNPAPPERAVGLNQLFGKAGLDALANDWWQNPRWGMAAMALPAIWQMSGYVMALYLAGFRSVPEELREAARVDGASEWKVYRYVVFPQLRPVTLSALIILGHISLKVFDLIMAIAGKQIITYVPAIATYVEVFDSHDPANGATIATYLLLAVALLVIPYLVWSVRAERR from the coding sequence GTGAGCCGCCGGTGGAAGCCGGGACGCAGCAGGCGCTGGCTGCCCGGCCTGCTGCTGGTCTCGCCCTCGATCCTGGCGATCGGCCTCTTCGTGTACGGGCTGATCTTCTGGAACACCCGCGTCGCGGTGAGCGGCCGGCATGACGAGGTCACGCCGTACGGGTTCGACAAGGGCAAGAACTTCGTCGACCTGTGGGACGACCCGAGCTGGCCGCCCGCCGTACGGCACGCGCTGCTCTTCACCCTCGTCTTCGTGGGCGGCGCGCTGCTCCTGGGGGCCTTCCTGGCCTTCCTCATGGAGAAGGGCGTCAAGGCCGAGGCCGGTTTCCGCGCGGTCTACCTCTTCCCGATGGCGATCTCGTTCATCGCCAGCGGGGTGGTGTGGCGGTGGCTGATGAACCCGGCCCCGCCCGAACGCGCGGTCGGCCTCAACCAGCTGTTCGGCAAGGCCGGGCTGGACGCGCTGGCCAACGACTGGTGGCAGAACCCGCGATGGGGAATGGCCGCCATGGCGCTGCCCGCGATCTGGCAGATGTCGGGCTATGTGATGGCCCTCTATCTCGCCGGATTCCGTTCCGTGCCCGAGGAACTGCGGGAGGCTGCCCGCGTGGACGGCGCCTCGGAATGGAAGGTGTACCGGTACGTGGTGTTCCCGCAGCTGCGGCCGGTGACGCTGTCCGCACTGATCATCCTCGGCCATATTTCCCTGAAGGTGTTCGACCTGATCATGGCGATCGCGGGCAAGCAGATCATCACCTACGTGCCGGCCATCGCCACGTACGTGGAGGTGTTCGACTCGCACGATCCGGCCAACGGCGCGACCATCGCCACGTACCTGCTGCTGGCCGTGGCGCTGCTGGTGATCCCCTATCTGGTCTGGTCCGTACGGGCGGAGCGGCGATGA
- a CDS encoding sulfite exporter TauE/SafE family protein, which yields MGSLDFLLIGGLAVLVGAIVQSSVGLGVGLVATPIVTMFFPSMMPGAILVAATVLPLATLAQEVRYADLKGLGWAFGGRLVGTPLGVWVVAAVPGRVLGTLVGVMVLAALGAGLWSGHVPRNPGTLTTAGLIAGTTGTASAIGGPPIALLYQREDGPKVRATLAVFFTGGALLSLATLAVAGQLPGEQVGAGLALTPFVLAGFLAAGPVRRYVDDGRMRTAILGVVGASAVTLIVRSLI from the coding sequence ATGGGGAGTCTGGACTTCCTCCTCATCGGAGGGCTCGCCGTGCTGGTCGGGGCGATCGTGCAGAGCTCGGTGGGGCTCGGCGTGGGGCTGGTGGCGACCCCGATCGTCACGATGTTCTTCCCCTCGATGATGCCCGGCGCGATCCTGGTCGCCGCGACCGTGCTCCCCCTGGCGACGCTGGCCCAGGAGGTCCGGTACGCCGACCTGAAGGGCCTGGGCTGGGCGTTCGGCGGACGGCTGGTGGGCACCCCGCTGGGCGTGTGGGTGGTCGCCGCCGTCCCCGGCCGGGTCCTCGGCACGCTGGTCGGCGTCATGGTCCTGGCCGCGCTGGGCGCGGGACTGTGGTCGGGGCACGTGCCGCGCAACCCCGGCACCCTGACCACCGCCGGGCTCATCGCCGGGACGACCGGCACCGCCTCGGCCATCGGCGGCCCCCCGATCGCCCTCCTCTACCAGCGCGAGGACGGACCCAAGGTGCGAGCGACGCTCGCCGTCTTCTTCACGGGGGGCGCGCTGCTGTCCCTGGCCACCCTCGCGGTCGCCGGTCAGCTCCCGGGGGAGCAGGTGGGCGCGGGGCTGGCGCTGACCCCGTTCGTGCTCGCGGGGTTCCTCGCGGCGGGCCCGGTGCGCAGGTACGTCGACGACGGCCGCATGCGCACCGCCATCCTCGGCGTCGTGGGCGCGTCCGCCGTCACCCTGATCGTGCGTAGCCTGATCTGA